The genomic stretch TCTGCATTATAATGATAAGTGTCTCTACTATTCAAACTACTGATGGCTGAACTATTGTTCCACCCATTTAGATTTGTATTGTTTGTCTTACCCATTGAGATGAGGATTCTCTCTCGCAAGGAAGATCTGATCATCTGGATGCGCAGATACCTTGTGTCTGAACAATATTAGTTCACATTTTAGTTCaagcagaaatgaaataaattcattGGTTCCTTTTAAACCTCCCATCAACAATCAAGCTTACAAAAGAGAAGAGCGTTTTTCAGCAGTTTCCAGGCTTCTACATTTTATCAAACACAAACTGCAGTTCAAAGGCTAGGAAGAGGTGGGAGCTGTTCTAATCTGTAAAGACCCAACCTCTGCACAATCTTGTCAACAAACATCCCTTCACACATTCTAGCTTATTCAATAGTTTTGTaactttcacagaaaaaaagctAACCCCACTTGAAAATGCACCAATTTGATGCTTATTGATTTTCAGCTTGATTGATTTTTATTAAATGCTATAAACTATGCCCCCAACATATACAAACAGATATATTGTATCATGCAAAATGACAAGATCTCTTGTTTTCTGGTGGCCTGATCTCTATATTTACATGAATACAAGATTAAGTGCTAGGCCATATGAAGAAAATGTCTGTCACTTTCTCAATATGGCAGGGAGGCCCCTTTTCTTGATTTAATTTAAGGCCATTCTTTACACAGCTAGACCATTATCTTTGGAAAGGATTAATTCCAAAAAATCAATTGGCCACTTTGTTTGTAGGGACAAGACAGCTGACCTACCATTCTTGTTCTGTGAAAGCAAATGAAATGGTGAGAGCACCAGACAGCTTAGTTCCACAGAGTCATTCATAGCCAGCTATTCTTATGGGGGtttaaaaggcaaaaaaatcttctcacctctgtgtgtgtttgattgtgtctgtgtgtgtgtgtgtgtgtgtcctggtgggtgggtgtgtgcgcgtgtcgcAGTCAATGATCTTTGGTTCAATGACTGAGCGCTGTGCCAATGAGAAAACACACAGAtacttttgtgttgtttttcttcatgcGGTCCACATTATTGAGCCAAGTTGACACCGTTTTAAATGTGGTTAACCAGGAAGCAGCATATGTATATTGCATATCTGTATAATAGCTTGTGTATGTTAGATTTTAAGATTATCAACTCATTTTACATTACTGATGAGATACAGATCAAATTGTTCAGGGGAGCCATTGATCTGCTGTACTACCATTCATATGTAGTTCTTTCTGTAGAGGTTGACTATCGCTCAGTTCATTTTTCGCACTGCTCTGTCTGAAGTGACTTGAGTTTCTGTGACTCTAAATTCAAATAACATTTGTCCTTGACCTTGCCCCAAACAAACCAATACAACAAACAGGTacaagttgttttttgttttgtctgcctTGTCGcttgttttgaaaaataaaaagttcagaGTTCAGGGCCACATTAAAtcggaaaatgtttttgtatgttttgctacggtttctgtATTGAGCGATATGTTTCCTCTCAACGGTGTGCAATGTTCTGCAACAGCCTTCCAGGTATATTTGTCCCTGTTTGATGGGTGTGTCAGGGTATAGCCCAAATCAATAATGAAGTAGGCCTAGACTTTAAAGCCCAGAGAATTACTTCTCAGAAGCCATAGGAGCAAACCGTACTACGTCAGTCAGTACTACGTTTTGCTACATTTTGTCGGGGCCGTGGCCCAGGACTGGGGaattcttgtgtttgtgtttccatCTGTTCATATGTGATTCCTCCTGTAGAAGCTGCCCATGGCTATGTAAAAGATCTCACACTGTTCTCTCACACTGTTCTTTGACACTGCTCTATTTGAGGTAACTGAGTATCTGTGACTATTGCTGGATGCTGCATTTACCACTCTAAATTCAAACAGCATTTGTCCTTGGCCTTACCCAACACATTAGTAAAAGTTGCTTTTTGTTTAgtctgctttgttgtttgtattGAAAAGAGACTTCCAAGGTCAGGACTAGTAATTGTATTCTTTGGTTTGTGGTTCATAACACTGATGGAGCGTTCTGCATTAATTGGCTTTGTGTAGATGCTATCAGTGTTCTTGTGTTCTGTGGACTAGGCATTGATATTTTAGCAGTGTTGTGTCCTAGATAACTGTGTCAGAACAATATCACAGAGTGTTTTGTGTTAAGTGACGAATCCCTGTGTCCCCAGCCCTGCACTCTGAGCCGGAGGTGAAGGCAAAGGTGGAGGAGTGCCCAGGGAGCTCGGTCACATTGACCCCTGTGTCTGAGACTTCCGCCTTGGAGCTGTCGTCCCCTCAGGTGTCCCCGGCTTCGCAGGTCTCTGAGAGCGCGTCAGACACCAGTGCTACCGACAACCCTGGCCCTGCCTTCGAGCCTGGCAACCAGGAGCCCGCCAAGAGTGAGGGGGAGCCCCGTACAGAGAGCGACAAGGACCCAAAAAAGAACAAGCAGCACCTCCACTGTCCCGTGTGCAAAGTCACAGTCAACTCCACGTCCCAGCTGGAAGCCCACAATAGCGGTATAGTAATAGCATTGTTTCAGTACTGTAGATCACCTTAGGCCAGCATACGCTTTGTTATCCCTGCTTAGTAAAACCACCGGCAAGCAACACTAGCAACAGCTTCATAGTGATGGTGCCCTAGTACGGCCCAGCTCATTTCACATTTAGCACAAATGTAAATATACGGTTCAGTGAACGCCGAAAGGTCAAGGTACGTAAGCTGTAATGTGTTCAGGCGCAATGTGTTTGGTTCTTGAGTCCCGTGCCATTGTGTCCTCAGGGTCCAAACATAAGCTGATGCTGGAGGGTCAGAGCGTGCAGCCACGGCGAAGGAGCAAGGTGGTGTCATCTCGCGCCGCCAGCAAGACCAAGCGCCTAGGGAGCAAGGGAAGCATGCCTGTCGCCAGCAAGGCCTTCCACTGCGAGGTGTGCGAGATCTACGTCAACTCCGAGACGCAGCTCAAGCAGGTGGGTCTCGGGAGGGTGCTCAGTTCTCGGTGTGCAATTTGAAAACGTAGCGCTGCATTTACATAATTGCAACAGAAAAACTGTGGCCTGGGAATACGCATTTATACAGGCActaaaaagaacatttttaagaaatgtaGTTGATGGCACTTTCTCATTTCAGACAGGCAGGTTACATTAGCTCCGCTTTGTGCTGAGATGGTGGAATCGGTTACACCGCCACCGCCCTTCCTCTGCAGAGGAAAGCAAAAGTTGATGTTCgcccacaggaagtgatgtcaccagCTGAGTTTAACCTTCAGAGCCTGCAGTCAGCTCTCAGTAGGTGTCCTGTAACAGCCACCTCAGGTCCAGGTGGAAGAAAGGGGAAGGGAGACGGGGTTAGAGCAGGATAAGCGCAGTTTAAGAAGGGACATTGTGGCATTTGTAAAATCCATGGTTGGTTGGTCACGATGGCTTCCGCCCAACAGTCACAACGCTGTCTTCGAAATGGTAGAGAAATGGGAGGATTGTTTCAGCCTGCCCACGCTGTCATTTTCATACCGACGTGTTCGCAATGAAGcgattaaattattttatggcCTTTTCTCCCGTGAGAGGAATCTGCTGTGAGATTGAACATCAGACACAAAAATGAACATAGTCATGAGTACTTCATGGTGATCACATTTCTCAGTTAAAAATAAGATGAGGAAATAAACCCTAGCTGTGTTATAGCCACAAAgaaaatatagatatatatgtCAAtacataaagaaaagaaaaaagctacaTAGAAAATAGGAAGATGGTGCAGTTAAAAAGCCATCCTTTTACTACATATAATCTGCTTTGGTTCAAGACACATTTTTATAGTTAAGTACCCTATCACTCTGTATTATTCATTCAGTAATGCTGAATGGATAAGCTTGTACCAGTGACTTTAATGGAAAACTGGAaagttatttaatttattatttcagttatttcatttattatttctaaCAGGtctcacacccacaaacacataccacaaatacacagaaaaaGCGGTGACCATAACTGCAATAGTCCTCTTATCATCCCAATACATTACAGGGCTTCTCTTATCTGGACACAGGAGAGCCTCGGCTGCTTCTCTGTGTAATAAAAGCCACCCAAGCCATCTCAGCTTTTAACCAGACTTCATGTACTATGTCAAatcaggatttatttttttgtccttGGTACCTCCTCAGCTTATGAAAATGAATCAGGATAAGGCTATTAAAAGGAACAAGGCAACAGATAATGCAAGAGTTGGTCTGAATGACCAAATTTTTTTCTAAATCTCTTTTGTGCAGATGACAAAGAAGCTATGCGGTCAGATCCAGACTTGGGTTAATTATAAGTCTTATTAACTTAATGTTTTCAGGACAGAATAAGAATGAGGCAGCTATTCAAATGTGCCACATTATTTTTTGAATCGATTGCCAGCTCCAGTGAATAGTCTTTCAAGGATGTCATTTTAATAGTTGCTGTCAATCAAGCTGAACATAAGGCTTTTCTGATCCCAAAGGGCCTTCTGGGACTTGTAGCCTTAGtggtgtactgtatatacagtactgtaggttgCATACTAACAAGTAATATCTGGCTGGAAAGGAACTAGAGCCAGATTGCAAATGGTTTGGGGGGTTAGACGGAATCACCAGATCTGGTTACACAGAGGGGTAACTGGGAGGGAGGTGTCTTGCTCCTTAACCccgatatttttttttttcagcacatGAACAGTCGGAGACACAAGGACCGGCTGGCTGGCAAGCCCCCCAAACCAAAATTCAGCCCATACAACAAGAGCCAACAGAACTCTATCTTAGCTGTGAGTTCCCAACACTGCTGCTAGCTTACAGTACATGTGCACTGTACAACAGCCAAgcgcactcagacacacacacacgcttgcagaCACGCTCATActctccgccccccctccccgtctctctccctacAGAGTGTGAGATGGAGCGGGTACGCTGGCGGGGCTGTCTCTGCCATGAAGAAAGTGTTCAACCACAGCAACCTCACCACTCTTTCTCCTCAGGTGAGGGCTTGGGATCGGAACCACAGTTTggttgtgcccagtgagggttTAGACAGGCCGGAGCAGGAGAATGGCTTCTTAGAGAGTTGGTGTTCCATAGTAAGGTTGCCCAAAGTCGCTGCTCAAGCCAGGCTCAAAGCTAATGCACCACAGTAGATTCCTGCTTGTCTGCCTTTCCTTACAGATGGCAAATGCACACCCATTTACTCCTTAAAGAATTTAGTGCCTAAACCAGGTCTGTGGAGTGTGACTTATGAGGCTACAGCAGGTCTGCTGTTGGAAAGCTTAGAAATAACTGcaaatactgtaaatgtttaCTAAATTAGGTTGGACCAAGTGCCCTCACACTGACAGGGACCCTCAAACAAACACTAGCTTATTATCCCACAGGATTTATATTTCTCCAGCTGCTAGGGAAACAGAGTCCCAGAGGAGTGCACATTCTTGTCTGGGGTATTTAAAGCCAGTCTGCAggctcccctcctctctttaCGACCTCAGGTCATAGGTTATATTGTCAGCTCTCACACCACCCATGCCAGACTGTGGGAGGGATCAGTGCAGGGCACAGCCTGACCACACTGTGCACCAGGCACAGCCATGTCGGTGTGCAGGGCAGACATTCTTAATCCTCAGCCTGGTCAGGGCGGTGGCTTTGGATCAGGCAGTAAGAGGAGTCATCTggaagtcggagggttgccagtttgatcccgccctgggtgtgtcgaagtgtccccgagcaagaaaTCTAAACCCCCGATTGCTCCtgactggttggtgccttgcatggcagctaattgctgtgagtgtgtgtgtgtgtgtgtgtgtgtgtgtgtgaatggatgaatgataAGCATCAACTGTAGAGCACTTTATAGGAGCTATAtatatgcagacatttaccTTTTATGGTCACCAGGTCAGCACAATCCAGACTTCTCAGGCTGTCCCAGTCGATGGACTAgaggggtcagtgtgtgctttttttaaagacagtggAGGTCACACAATTCTGGCACAGCAACTGGGCTAGGGTATGGCTTCCAGATCAGGATGAGACTAGTCTGCTACACCCTTGGAGAAAGATCCTTTCCTGGATTGCAACAGGGAAAAATCAATTGACCTATGGAATGGGGAAACGgtttacaaaaatgaaattaaaagatGCTACGGTGGAAGGCATTTTCTCATTAAGCTGGCGACGATAAATCAGCTTCGGCAAAGTACTTTTTCTGAACTGCCAAAGCTAATGTCCATACGCACATAAACAGATGCCTGAATTTGTGCAATAAGTGAAGAGTAATTGCATGCATTGTAAACACTATCAGGTGAACGCATTTGCTTTGTTGAATACTGATGTGTGTTGGTGGTCTTCTTACTAGGTCATATTACTTACTTCTTACTAGGTCATGCTAAAACCCCTAGTTTAGACATTTTTTATATTCcatcaattttgtttttgtttttgttgtgccATATCGAGCAATATTAAAGATAATGTATCATGTGCTGGACTTGATACTGTAAGCAACTAACAATACAGTTAATGTTGTCAATATCTATCCTGACATATAATCTGCCATTGCATTTTGACCAAATATTGTACACTTCAAATCCCCAAAACATTTGCCTGATGGTCGTGTGCAAGGTATACCCTTTCCATAGGAAAGTGCTTGTCATGAGCAGAAAGAAGCTGCAGCAATGGACAATGGGATTGAAAATGGCATAAATTGATAAAACGGATTGATCTATTGTGTTTGAGGCACATCACTTAGTCTTGCTGCTGTGCAGTGGAGGGGAACTCGCAGCGATTTCCAATGTCTCCTCTTTGTTGTGCCGTCTCTTCCAGACCAAACTGGCCCTTCAGAAGCAGCTGACCAAGAGCCTGACGGCGAGCTTCCTCCCAGGCCCGCTGAACCATGCCACCCTTTGCACCATGGCAGCCAACCCCCTGGCCCTCCGCCACCCTGCGGGTACCGCCACGCTCATCCAGGCACCATTACTGAGCCCCGCTCTCTTCAGGGCCGCCCCGGGGCCCCTGAGGGCCACGCACACCCCCATTATCTTCTCCCCTTACTAGGCTCCACGACTGACGTCCCCACACAGAGCCAAGCGGAACTATGCAGTCAGGGAGCAAAACAGGCCTAATCGATCCATGGGCTTCAGCCGTTAAGAACAAGATTCGGAGAAGAGACAGCAGAACGTGAAAGTCTCGCAACTGTTCTTTCTGCTGTTTCTTTCCTGAAGACAGCCGGACACGGACCCCTCCCCACTTTCATAAAAAACGGACGTAACAGACGTTGCGGAAAGGCATTAGGTcaagtttatttgtttgtgttatttattagaCGACAATAGTGAGGTAAGCCTATATCTGTGTGTGACGTGACTGCCACCAACAAGATCCCTTTACTTGATGCTTCttagatattttttttactgggtAGAGCAGGCGCTTTCTGTCTCCTGGTCACCCAGTGCTGTCTAAACCCACTCGGTAGCACAGCCTGTGGACTGGAGGTGGGTCCAGTGACACTGATGGCTgtgcccctccccacccctgcAACCTAAAGGGGGTGGGAACAGGGACTGAATCTGCAGGGGCTTCATGAGGCTTCCACTCTTAAGGACCTGCTCT from Conger conger chromosome 2, fConCon1.1, whole genome shotgun sequence encodes the following:
- the znf385c gene encoding zinc finger protein 385C, with the protein product MDPVQKAVINHTFGVPQPLKKKQIISCNICHLRFNSTNQAEAHYKGHKHARKLKAMEAQKNKQRCQGVAGMVGRDREREREREREKAAVVTEALPALVDSSATEETTLHSEPEVKAKVEECPGSSVTLTPVSETSALELSSPQVSPASQVSESASDTSATDNPGPAFEPGNQEPAKSEGEPRTESDKDPKKNKQHLHCPVCKVTVNSTSQLEAHNSGSKHKLMLEGQSVQPRRRSKVVSSRAASKTKRLGSKGSMPVASKAFHCEVCEIYVNSETQLKQHMNSRRHKDRLAGKPPKPKFSPYNKSQQNSILASVRWSGYAGGAVSAMKKVFNHSNLTTLSPQTKLALQKQLTKSLTASFLPGPLNHATLCTMAANPLALRHPAGTATLIQAPLLSPALFRAAPGPLRATHTPIIFSPY